The sequence ACTCTCAGAAGGGCATATATCAAGGGTTATGTGGGTGGAGATGAAGGGGTCTCCAGATATCTGTTTAATAAAGATTAGATGAGAGCCTCAAAAGTGGCAGACCAATCTAATGCTCTCATTTTGCACttggggaaaccaaggcccagaaatGGAAAGGATTGCCCAAGGTCCCACACAGTAGAAGCCTCTCCAGACAGGGTCCAGAAGCCAGGACCTTGGTTCTGATCAATGGGTACCTCGAGTGGGTCTTTGTGGCCCAGGCCAGTGTCAGTTTCCTTAGAGGCCTTTAGTAGTAAGATGATGCCTTCTATAAGCCTGTTCATGCAAGGCTGTGACTGGTTTCCTTGGCCAGCTGCCTCCCTTGCCTCAGAGCCTACCTCCACCCTCCACACCCAAATCTGGGGCCTCCTACCTGCCAAGGACCTTTGATAGGGTAACCAGGGGGCCAGGCAGGTAACCTCACAACCGTTACACATACTCCCAGGGCAGCATCCAGAAGTTCCTACCTAGAGGTCAGGGACGGGGGTGGTCAGTGCACCAGAGATGGGAACTGGGGGTGGCATGGACCAGACCTGCATTTAACAAGCAAAGAAACAGAGGCTAACAAAAGGTCAGTGACTTACCCATGATGTCACAGCCAGCAAGAGCTGgcgctgggatttgaacctgggtctaggtcacagtccaaagtctccaTTCCCAGTATGAGGTGAAGACCTCGTAGCCAGGCATGACAGGGACCTGAGAGGTGAAGGCTACAGTAAGTCATCattgcaccgctgtactccagcctgggcaacagagcgagaccctgtctcaagggaaaaaaaaaaaaagccaattctGCTTTGAAGAACGATGTATTTGGTGGTAGACACTGTGGTGTTCCCTTCTgtgagcctcagtgtcttcatgtGGGAAATGGGAATGATGGTTTTATCTCCTCACGAGGCTGTTGAGGATGCAAGAAACAAATGCACGTAAAGGGCATGTGCAAACACACAGATGCTAAATGGCAAATCTGCATCAAATCCTTAGCTACTGAATTCTGCAGTGATACAGTGCTCTGCATCTTTCAGAGAAAGACTCACACTCAGAGAGGCTGTGACTTGCAAATCAGTATGATCTGATTCTACTCTTCTCTCCAGCCCAGACACCCCAGCTCTGCTCCCCCGAATCTCCTGGGTACCCCCTGGCTCTTGGCAGCCTTGTCCTCATGAGCCTCCAACAGCCCCCTTACCAGTTGGATGAAGCCATTAGCTTTAAATGGGGTAGTGAAGACCTCATAGCCAGGCATGACAGGGACCAGGGAGGGCAGGTAGGTGCCAAGGCACAGGTGGCAAGCATCCACCTGGGGTTCCTTCCTCACTGCCAGGAGGACGTCTGTCTCATTACATTCCTGCAGGAGGCTGTCTCCTGAGAGTCCAGCCCAGGCTAGCTCAGGCGGAGAACCAGACTCAGTGAGAACATGGCCAGCAGAGGGTGCCCCAAAACCTCCCCCAGCATCCCCCACCTTCAATTAATTCCCTGCATCTCCAGAATGGAGCAGGgagccggcacagtggctcatgcttccaatcccagcactttgggaggctaaggcgggcagaccacttgaggtcaggagttcaagagccgcctggccaacatggtgaaatcccttctgtactaaaaacacaaaaattagctggacatggtggcatgcacttctagtcccagctacttgggatgctgaggcaggagaattgcttgaacccaggacggggaggttgcagtgagccgagtttgtgccactgcacttcagcctgggtgacagactcggtctcaaataataataataataataataataataataataatggagcAGGGTAAAATGTTGGGGTGTTGTAGGGATGGTGGTGTTTCCCCCTACAGACAGGATGTCCACCGACCTCATCCCCATCAGCCTGGCCTGGGAGTGCCTGAAAGCCCCTTAtgtgagcacctactatgtgccaggcatctgCAAACCTGCGCCCCAGTAGTTCCTTACAAGGCATCACCAGTGGGGCAGTCAAGGGCAGAGGGGGTCCACAGTAGGGCATAGTAAGCGGCAACAACAGAAGGGGCCCTGGAGCTGGTTCAGAAGGATGCTCCTAGCTGGCCAAGAGGGAAAGGATTTGCAGCTGAGGAACAGTGTGTTGTGAGGAAAGGCATAGAGGCACGGGAGGGCAGGTGATGGGGAGGACAAGGCTGGGTGCTTAGGCTGTGCCCATGAGCACAAAGCCTGCATGTGGCCTGGGCAGCTCCCAGCTTTAGGGAGAGCCTGCAGACTGGAAGGTGGAGAGTGAGTGAGCAAGGAATTGGTGGTAGATGCCAGGAGATGTCACAGGGATGCAGGTGTGAACGTGCCCCGCATGGGGCTGGGAGTGCCGGGGGAGATGAGCTGGGAAAATGTTGGACTGGAGAAGGATGTGACTGCCAGCTCAGACAGGgaatggggggtggggagggggggctAGAGAACGAGGCGGGGCTTAGAACCTTTAAGGGAGCTGGGAGGGAGCGGCAGGTGACTGGGCAGAGGCCATAGGGGCTTGGGAAGGGGACCTTGCCAGTGTGGGACGGTAAGAGTAGCAGAGAAAGGCTCACCCCACATCACACTCATCCTGTAGCCATGGATACTCCCAGAGCAGCAGGGACCACCACCCCGGAGCCCCCATCCTGTCTTGCTGGCAGCACCCCCACCCAGCCCTGCAGCCCCTTTAAGTCCCAGCCCAGGTGCAGGCAAGTCCCACCAGGGCAGGGTCAGCCTACCTGACTGCACCTGGGTTGCGAGGGGTGGGGCCAGGGTCTTGGCAGGAGCTGATTTGGGGCTTGGGGCAGGGCTGAGGGGCCCAGGTGTGCTTTGGCCCTGTGCTCccacctctctgtctctctgagctGTTGAGGGAGGTGGCCCAGGATCGAGCCCAGCAGCTCAGGGGAAGCCACAAGGAAAACAGGCCATTCCCTGATTCTAAGAAGCCCCCTGGTCACTTCCTTCTCTGCAGGCTGCTGAGTCCCCTCATGAGGAGGTCTCATGTGACCCTCATATAGGGCTGCCACTACCATCTTGGGCACCTTCAGGCTCAGATGGTATCTGCCTAACAGGGTCCCCTCCCAGAGGGGTCGGTGCTTTAGAAGGCTTGCAACAAGAGGGCAAtgccaggctgagtgcagtggctcattcctataatcccagctcatTTCCTATAATcccactgaggtgggaggattgtttgagcctaggcattcaaggccagcctgggcaacatagggagaccccatctctattaaaagtaagTAAAGGCTAATGCCTACCCCAAAGGAGGCTGGCAGCACCAATGTGGGACACCAGGTACCTGCAGGGAAGCACTGATGGGCGGGAGGCTGCTAcccatccctcctccccaccaccacatccTTGCTCATCCCAAACAGAAATGAAGACACAACAGCCTTGTCAGGATTTATTGGGTCAGGGAAGGGCCTGGCCAGAGAATCTGTCCTGAGGTGTCCCTGGTACTGCACTCCTGAGTTTCTCCCTGAGTTGTCTGCCACTCCTTGTTCAGCCGTGCCACCGTGGGGTGACTTTGTCAAGCACCTGGGAGTCCTGGGTTCCCAGCTTGCCAAGTGATCTTGGGCCTATTCCTtgccctccctgagcctcagtctctCATCCTCCATGGGAGGATGTAATTTTCCTGAAAAAGACAGGGCTGGGCCCACCCAGGGTCCACTTCCACTCAGCCTCATGGATTAAGGGGAAGCAGACAGGGTTCAGGGCCCGCCCGTCTGTGACTCTGCAGCCGCTGCTTCTTGAAGCCTTTGTCTCTAAGCTTCTGTCCGGCTCAAACCCACTCAGGTGCCAGGGTCTTTGGACCCCAGGGAACCAGGTGTCCACATCCCCTGGCAGGAGTGGGAGGTTGACATGAAGCAGGAGGAGGCTGATGCACAGGCCAGGTACCAGCGTGTGATCAGGAGGAGCTGGGCTTCCTGACTGACGGGTAGAGCTTGCgcaggctggagtccaggaggAAATCCACTGACCTGTAGGGAGTGAGATGGTGGTGAGCAGGTGCCCAAGGGTGTTCATGAGGGAACAGAAGGCAGAAGGCCAGGGTTAGGGAAAGAGATGCTTAGATTCAGGATACAAATGCCATACAGGCAGAGACCCACCCTTatcctgatcctcccaccttgggttACTTGGGGAAGCTAGACTCAAATTCTCAGAATAGAAGCCATCCTCTTCTTTATTcaggaggaaattgaggcactgGGTAAAAGACTTGCTCAGGGCCTCAGGGTCAGCTATCTTCTTCTGGAGAAAGACTCCTCCTCTCATTCTTACGTTGGTCTGGTTGGGTTGAGCCCATCTCTGGTTCTAAGACCAAGCATGTGACCCAAGTCTGGCCAATCAACAAAGGGAAACTGGCTCATAGGGTGGGCATGCAGTCCAGAATGGACCACCGACACCCTTACTTGGGatttttgttgttactatttAAAAGCTTCTGCTGGGGGAGGCTAAGCTGGTGGGATAGAAGTTGGGAGCTGCTAGGGCCATTTCTGCTCCCACAAGGAGAAAGCAGGTGAAGCCAGCAAGaagtagggtggggtggggagaaaggCAGCAGGATGGGGAGACGCAGACCCTTAATGATACCATTTGGGTACCTAGATCCAGCCATGCCTAAATGCAACACAAACCTGGAATTTTACTCCATTTTATTCAAACTTTCAGTTTGAGTTAGGCTTCTGTCACCAATACCTCCCAAAATGCATCCCCTCCAGGGTGCAcctgctcctgcctccctctgGTTGTTTTGTAACACTAGGCTTTCTTTCTGGGAATTTACTTGTCCTGTGTCCCATACCCTCGAGGCACCCCTCTTCTTTTATTGCTAAAGTGCCTGCCAGACCATATGACAAGGGTACAGGCTGTCCTTTCTACCCCAGGAGCCAAGTGCCAGCCTTGTCCCTGCTATTGTTCCAGCAAAGTGGGCATGACCCACACTTCGCAGAGGGTAGCTCTACCTGGAGAGTGGATGATCCCTGAGGCCAGGAAGGCACCCACCTGTCAATGGGGTGGATAATGACGGGGATGGTCAACAGCCCAAGCGCAGTGGTGCTCCACTTGCGGACAGCCAGGGGCCAGCGGGTGGCAGTGCCCAGGACATAGAGAGAGGCGGCACACACGCGGTTGATGGTGAAGCCCGGAATGGCCACAGAGGCCAGAGCCTGCCATACAAAGGTGTCCACCACAGCCACGGTCACCCTGGCGCTGCGGCCTGCTTCGGGGCTCGGTACCTGGTGGGCGTAGAGACACTTAATCCAgctggggcagaggcaggaaatcCTGCAACAAGGGGCATGAGGCTAGACCTGGGGGGGCAAGTGGCCAGTGGACTTGTCCACACCCAGGAGTGGGGTACAGTCTGCCACATCCAGGTCTGGGAGTGAGAGTGTGGGGGCGGGGGTACACTGTCCTACAAACAGGACTGTCTGTGGACTGCACTAGGCAAGGTTGTAGGCACCGGAGTGTCCCACAGGGACTTTATCACATGCAAGGCTGCGGACTGAACCACACAGGAAGAGAGCTGGGGTGGGGAGTTGGAAAATAGGCTAACACTCACCTCTCCAGCCTTCTTGCCTTTGTCAATGGCATCCGCCAGCACGTAGGAGCTGGCCACGCCATAGCTCAGCCACACCACCGCCGCTGGCACAAGAGAGCGGAAAGCCTCGCCCACCTCATTGGCATAGCCTGGGGGAGGGAACATTTAATTCCTGGGTTCACGAACTGTTCCACAAGGGGGCGCTGGAGCAGGCTGGTTCTCATCCTAGCCAGCTAAGCAGTCCCtgggtgaccttaggcaagtgactttacctctctgagcctgcctTTCCAAGATGTAAACTGGTGCTATGATGCCCACCTCGGACTCAGGCCACTGAGGGCGGGCTGAGCACAGAGTCACCATTACCATTGCTTGTTGGTTAGATTCCCTGGTCTTGGTCCCAGGAGTAACTGCGCTAATGAGGTGACAGGCACCCAGAGGGGCACAGTGATCGAGGGCAGCGCCACTGACTGGACGCTCGCCAAGTGCCAGGCCTTTCTGCGCTTTATCCCATTCCACCCTCGCAACCACCACTCAATGACAGAGGCCCTCGTGTGCATctggtttgtttttggttttgttttttgttttttgccgaggaggaaactgaggttcagacaGAATCAGTGCGTGTCAGGACCTAAATGGGCGTGGAGATCTCAACTCCACAGCCAGCCAGAGCGCATGCCAGAGCTGGCAGCCCGCTCACCCCATGCGAGCTTCCGCCCTGGGCGGCCCACCAGGgtagtgtgaccttgggcaagtccctagCCCTATCTGAGCCCAGTCTCCGGCCCAAAAGCAGAATGAGAACTAAGAACCTCCCGCCTCCTCTAGGCCCCGGGCCGGCGTCCGGGGACCCCTGCTTCCCCAGTCCAGTGGTGGTGGGGTCGCCGCGCCAGTCGCCCCGCGCTCACCCAGGTATCGCACCCACGTGTCCCGGTAGAGATCGCGCTCTGCGCCCCGCGGCTGCGGCTCTGACATGACTCTCCCGCCACAGCCTAGGCCACTGTAGCCTGTACTGGCTCCACTGCAGTCTCCGCCGCAGGAACTCTGGTCGGCCCGGCCGGGACCCGCCGAAAGTCCCGCGCCGAAGGACAGTTCAAGAAATCTCCGCCAGCAGGGAGCGTCTGCAAATTCCCCCGCGCACCGAAGCCCCTCTCCCAGGCTAGGGTTTTACAGATTGGTTTTCGTCACGCTTTCTCTGAGCGGTTGCCGCTAACCGCCCCCAGGACTGAGTGTAGGTTTTGGAGCCAAAGAGACAGGAGATCAAATCGGGGGATGCTACACTGCAAAGCTGGTGACCTCGGGCAAGAGTCTGCTTCTCCAGCCGctctttattcatttgtaaaaacGAGGGAGGGACACAGACTGGGCCCGTTggctcacgtctgtgatcccagcactttgggaggccggaggcgggaagatcgcttgaatccaagggttcaagaacagcctggacaacatagcgagacctcgtctctacttaaaaaaaaaaaaagtaatatttaaaatgggGAACACAATAGTGTCCACTCCCTAGGATGCTTCCGAGGAATTAATTATAAGTCACCATTTATTGAGTTTATTGCCAGTCTGGATGTTCGCTAAAGGGCTCTCCATGGCTTACACCTTAAACCCTCCCACCAGCCTGGGACTccgttttacaggtgagaaaatggaggcacagagaaggtGGGTCATTTTCCCAGAACACACAGCTGCCAAGTGGTGAAATTGGGATTTGAATCCAAACAGTATGGATCCAGATCCCGTGCTCTTAATGTGAGCTCTAAATGAGGCTAGAGGAGTGAACGGTAAGCGCCTGGAAGGTGGGTGCCTGGACTCTGAAGTGCCTTCTCAGCAGGCGCCATGTATAACTAGGAAGCACTCGCATCTAACTGGATCAGTATGTCCCCAGACTGAGCCTCTTGGGGACAGGGTGTTGAacgaatgaacaaatgaatgaatcgGGCAAGGGAGACAGAGTTGGGGTTAGTGATTACAACAGGAGGAAGCCTTCCCCTGGTGGACCTCAGTTTACCCAGGTGAGCAATGTGTATATTTCACTAAGTCTCTGTGACTCCTTGGCGGGTATAATTGAGCGGCGTTGGAGaaaatcctgggttcaaatcctagctgtGCCGCCTACTGGCTGTTAGCCTCCCTGAGCCCCAGTTCCCACGTCTGCAAAAAATAAGAGTAGCCAACATCGACGAGCACTTACTTATACCAAGCTCTTAAGCGCTTTGCACGGCTTATTTCCTTTAATCTTTGCAACAAACCAAAGTATAATAGTAAGCACAGGGTTACCGGGTATCGCGTGATACCCAGTAGGCCTCATTAAGAATTAGTTCTTATTTTCATCAAAGGTAGGGAAAATGAATAACACTGGCTCCCTATTGTGGCCCCCCGCTTTCAGCCCCAGGCGCCTCTGTCTTGTAGGGCTGTATAGGACAGTCTCGTCAGCAGTTACCTCAAGCGGAACTGGGCTTGTAGGTTGGGGAGGGTAGTTCGTCGGAGAAAAGTTGGTGGCGAACTCAGCGGTCCCCAGCCCCTTGAAACACCGGCAATGCTGGCGTGGAATTATTAGACAGTCCCTAAAACCACGTGATCGCTGCTCCTCCGCCGCCCTCTCACTCTCGGCCCACTGCTAGCCCCGCAGGCGCTCGCCCCGACTCACACTTGGCTCGCACGGGCTACGCGGCACGTACTGAGCAGCTGGCGGGGCGGGGCCTCCGCCCTCATTGTGAAGACGATCAGGAGCATTCTTAGTGCCCTGATCAAAGATGGCGGAAGACACCCCACCAACTGGGCCAATCAAAAGGCAAGCTGGACGTGGCCCCTTGAGAAAGCTCACGCTAGAGCCGAAGAGAATTTCTGCGCATGCGCCCAACCTATTGGCGTGAAGCAGCTGCTGGGTCCCTTAGGCCGCCTAAGTTTGGGCTTCTTGAGTGAGAGGCAGCGAGGAGCCAAGCGGTGGGCATTGAATTTCACTCCCTGCACACTGAATGTTGTTTTATTCACTGGTTAATTTTCCTAACAGCGTTGTAAACCCAGGCCGGGATGTCCTGAGCCGTCTGGCAGAGGCCCGTGTAGCCTCGGCCCCTTCCGGTCCGCGTTAGCCCGGCCTTTGCCCCGAGCTCCCTCAGCTTCGCAAAATGAGCTTCCCaggcggggccggggccggggcctgGCTCTGAGGGAAAGGCATTCCCGCCAGGTCTAGGGCCGCCTTCCCATGTTCTGTACAGCCCAGCACCTGTGGTTCGTTGGCGGGGCTCGTGGGATTGGGGTAAGGGCTGTGGTTTCGAGGCCGTCTGTGGCCGCCCCCTGGCCCTGGTCTGCGAGACGCTGGCCCCGCCTTTGGGCGGCCTCCTGCCTGGGGGGCCTCCAGGCCTGGCTACGCCGACCGGCATCTGAACTCCCTGCACGCGTTGTATGCCTCCCACAGAGGTGGGACTGCTAAGACCTTGCTCAGGTCAGTCAGGAAGCGGGTTGGTGGGCACCCTCTCCGAGTGCTGCTCTCTTGATCCCACTTAGCTTTTTTGTCTCGGGGTTGCTCACATGGAGGACTGTTTGGTGAGAGGCCGGTAGCACTGAAAAGGGCACTGGAAGATCTGCTTTTAGCATTCACTCCCACCCCTAACCTCCCTGGCCCTCCCTGCAGCTGTGATCCCTGGGGGTCATTTCCCTTGTGCTTTGTTTGCATGGAGAACAGCGGGTGGGTACCCGAAGTCCCAGGAAGCTCTGAGTCACTGCCAATCATTAGTAATCAAAGAGGCAGGCTGTGTGGCCCAGGAGTTGCTAAAGTCTCAAAGTGAGGGAGAGGCCAGCCTGTCTACCCCTAAGTGGAAAGATCTGTGCTGACTCAGGCCACCTCCTGAGACCTGGGAAAAGCCAAAAGTTACCCCAGCCTCAGTGCTAAAAAGTTTGGAAGAGCTTCTGATCCCCACCGTAACTCTAGCAACCAGCTACCCTGCTACTTCTCATTGCGATCTAAACTTAGGTGTTCATTTAGGAGCAAGTTTCTCCCCGGCAGCTGACTCCCCTGAAGTGTTACGTTCCAATCTTTCccccttttctaatttttttccctgCTGCCACCCTGTGGTACCTCCCACCCCTTAGCTTCGCTGTCCCTGGACAGGTGAAGTTGGCACACTTTACAGGACAGACAGATACTATCACAATGGCCAGCCCCTGGGGACTCCTTAGGTATTTGAGAGACAAGGAGACCCACT comes from Macaca fascicularis isolate 582-1 chromosome 10, T2T-MFA8v1.1 and encodes:
- the MTFP1 gene encoding mitochondrial fission process protein 1 isoform X2, which produces MSEPQPRGAERDLYRDTWVRYLGYANEVGEAFRSLVPAAVVWLSYGVASSYVLADAIDKGKKAGEVSGFPPGLQPAQALPVSQEAQLLLITRWYLACASASSCFMSTSHSCQGMWTPGSLGSKDPGT
- the MTFP1 gene encoding mitochondrial fission process protein 1 isoform X1; amino-acid sequence: MSEPQPRGAERDLYRDTWVRYLGYANEVGEAFRSLVPAAVVWLSYGVASSYVLADAIDKGKKAGEVPSPEAGRSARVTVAVVDTFVWQALASVAIPGFTINRVCAASLYVLGTATRWPLAVRKWSTTALGLLTIPVIIHPIDRSVDFLLDSSLRKLYPSVRKPSSS